ATATAAACCAATCAACTCAATACCTATCTAAAACAATTGATGATTTTAGAAATTTCTTTTCTACTAATAAAGTAAAGAAAGAGTTTACTATAGATGAAGCCTTTGAAAATACATTTAATCTTATAAAAGTACAGTTTAAAAACCATCAAATAGAGGTTATCAAAGATATTAGCGATACTCAAATCTATGGAATACAAACAGAGTTGGTACAAGTACTTATAAATATTTTAAACAACTCAAGGGATGAACTTATAAAAATAAGTAATGAACAAAGAAAACTTATTTTTATAAAAACTTTTGAAAAAGATGAACATCTAATAATTGAAATATTAGATAATGCAGGTGGAATAAAAAAAGAGACTTTAGAACATGTCTTTGAACCATACTTTACAACAAAAGGACCTGCACAAGGCACTGGAATTGGACTTTATATGAGTCAAGAGATTATTGTAAAACATATGCATGGTCAAATTCTAATGGAAAACTCTACTTATAATTACGAAGATAAAGACTACACTGGTGTAAAAACCATAATAAAGCTAAATATAAATAAATAATTTGTGAATAAGCGTAACTTTTCCCCTAAGGAAAGGTAGTTTATTTGCTTTTTTATTCTTTTTAATAAACACATATTCGATATAATCTATTTTAAATTTAATGAAAAGGTTTTGAGAATATGGGAAAAATTACTGAAAATGATATTATCGATAGTATTGCAGATGCCTGTCAATACATCTCTTTTTACCATCCAGAAGATTTTGTAAAAGGAATGGTTGAAGCATACGAAAAAGAGGAGTCTGAATCTGCAAAAAATGCAATTGGACAAATTTTAATTAACTCTAAAATGTGTGCAATGGGACATAGACCATTATGTCAAGATACTGGTTCTGTAAATATTTTCATCAAAGTTGGTTTAAAAGCTGATTTAGATATTTCAAGAGATTTAGAAGATGTATTAAATGCAGGTGTTGCTAAAGGTTATACTGACCCAGATAATACATTAAGATATTCTGTTGTATCTGACCCAGCAGGTGAAAGAAAAAATACTAAAAATAATACTCCAGCAGTAATCCACTACTCTGTAGATGCAAACTCTGATAAAATTGATATTACAGTTGCAGCTAAAGGTGGAGGAAGTGAAAACAAATCTAAATTTGCTGTATTAAATCCATCTGACTCAATCTATGACTGGGTTATGGAAAATGTAAGAAATATGGGTGCAGGATGGTGTCCTCCTGGTATCTTAGGTATTGGTATTGGTGGAAACCCAGAAAAATCAATGCTACTTGCAAAAGAGGCTTTAATGGGTCACGTTGATATCCATGAGTTAAAAGCAAGAGGTCCTCAAAATGCTTTAGAAGAGTTAAGACTAAGACTTTATGAAGATATCAACAAAATTGGTATTGGTGCACAAGGTCTAGGTGGATTAACAACAGTTCTTGATGTTAAAATCTTAGATTATCCATGTCACGCGGCTTCTTTACCAGTTGCAATGATTCCTAACTGTGCTGCAACTAGACACATTCACTTCGAATTAGATGGAAATGGTGCTGCTAAATTTAATAAACCTGATTTAGATATTTGGCCAGACTTAGAATTGCCAATGGATACTGTTAAAAAAGTAAATATTGAAGATTTAACAAAAGAAAACCTATCTCAATACAAATCAGGTGATACTCTATTATTATCTGGAAAAATCTTAACAGCAAGAGATGCTGCTCATAAAAAAATTGTTGAGTACAAAAATGCTGGTAAACCACTTCCAAATGGTGTTGATTTAAAAGACAGATTTATCTACTATGTTGGACCAGTTGATCCAGTAAGAGATGAAAAAGTAGGACCTGCAGGACCAACTACATCTACAAGAATGGATAAATTTACTAAAGACATGATGGAAATTGGAATCATGGGTATGATTGGTAAAGCTGAAAGAAAGCAACCA
The nucleotide sequence above comes from Arcobacter sp. F155. Encoded proteins:
- a CDS encoding fumarate hydratase is translated as MGKITENDIIDSIADACQYISFYHPEDFVKGMVEAYEKEESESAKNAIGQILINSKMCAMGHRPLCQDTGSVNIFIKVGLKADLDISRDLEDVLNAGVAKGYTDPDNTLRYSVVSDPAGERKNTKNNTPAVIHYSVDANSDKIDITVAAKGGGSENKSKFAVLNPSDSIYDWVMENVRNMGAGWCPPGILGIGIGGNPEKSMLLAKEALMGHVDIHELKARGPQNALEELRLRLYEDINKIGIGAQGLGGLTTVLDVKILDYPCHAASLPVAMIPNCAATRHIHFELDGNGAAKFNKPDLDIWPDLELPMDTVKKVNIEDLTKENLSQYKSGDTLLLSGKILTARDAAHKKIVEYKNAGKPLPNGVDLKDRFIYYVGPVDPVRDEKVGPAGPTTSTRMDKFTKDMMEIGIMGMIGKAERKQPTIDLIKEYKSMYLIATGGAAYLISQSIKDAKVLAFEEMGMEAIYEFEVKDMPVTVAVDTEGTSIHTTGPAKWRTI